In the Limanda limanda chromosome 1, fLimLim1.1, whole genome shotgun sequence genome, one interval contains:
- the LOC133019132 gene encoding 4-galactosyl-N-acetylglucosaminide 3-alpha-L-fucosyltransferase 9-like has protein sequence MSLSSCQTTRQRQIISGCFLLVCFLVVFFTYYKPETEFPDFRDYLKRGNHSCECPVEAQTQDSNQNHSLEQHVEAPTDGPQQIQDVEVDAEPDTLLLIWTWPFGSKFDLSCDMFKYKGCRLTDDKSLYQEAHGVFIHHRDIHGNLGNLPREPRPWFQKWVWMNMESPSNCGKLPGLDNLFNLTSCYRSDSHIPVPYGHLVPQTSEVESFQLPTKDKLVCWIVSNWHEGHKRVQYYNKLKKHIQIDTYGGAFGKKLDYKNYINILSSCKFYLSFENSQHKDYITEKLFDPMRLGTVPVVLGPIRENYEDHVPGDSFIHVDDFSTPKELAERLLHLGQDTTEYMRFFDWKKRYRIYQSRFGRDHACKACRYLQKNRGYQASHSLSKWFWDQ, from the coding sequence ATGTCCCTCTCAAGCTGCCAGACGACTCGTCAGCGGCAAATTATTTCCGGCTGCTTCCTGTTGGTGTGTTTCCTGGTCGTTTTTTTTACATACTACAAGCCAGAAACTGAGTTCCCGGATTTTCGTGATTATCTGAAGAGAGGCAATCATTCTTGTGAGTGCCCTGTGGAAGCACAGACTCAGGACTCAAACCAGAACCATTCCTTGGAGCAGCACGTGGAAGCACCTACCGATGGACCCCAGCAGATCCAGGACGTGGAGGTGGACGCTGAGCCTGATACTCTTCTCTTGATTTGGACGTGGCCATTTGGCTCCAAATTCGATCTCAGCTGCGATATGTTCAAATATAAAGGATGCCGCTTGACCGATGACAAGTCTCTTTACCAGGAAGCCCACGGGGTTTTCATCCACCACAGGGACATTCATGGAAATCTGGGAAACTTGCCGAGAGAGCCACGTCCCTGGTTTCAGAAATGGGTTTGGATGAACATGGAGTCACCTTCAAACTGTGGAAAATTACCAGGACTTGATAACTTGTTCAACTTGACATCCTGTTATCGCTCAGATTCACATATCCCAGTGCCTTATGGGCATTTGGTGCCACAAACATCAGAGGTGGAGAGTTTCCAGTTGCCCACCAAGGACAAGTTGGTCTGTTGGATCGTGAGCAACTGGCATGAGGGGCACAAAAGAGTTCAGTACTACAACAAgctgaaaaaacacatccagATCGACACTTATGGGGGGGCTTTTGGCAAAAAATTAGATTATAAAAACTATATCAACATATTATCTAGCTGTAAATTCTACCTCTCCTTTGAAAACTCTCAGCACAAAGATTATATCACAGAGAAGTTATTCGATCCCATGAGACTGGGAACTGTACCCGTAGTTCTGGGCCCTATAAGAGAAAACTACGAGGACCATGTCCCAGGAGACTCTTTCATTCATGTCGATGACTTTTCCACTCCAAAGGAGCTGGCAGAGAGGCTCCTTCACCTAGGCCAGGATACGACGGAATACATGAGATTCTTTGACTGGAAAAAGAGGTATAGAATTTATCAGTCTAGGTTCGGCAGAGACCATGCCTGCAAAGCTTGTCGTTACTTACAAAAAAACAGAGGATACCAGGCTAGTCATTCTCTTTCCAAGTGGTTCTGGGATCAATAG